A region of the Candidatus Thorarchaeota archaeon genome:
AGAGATTGTTCTATTATTGAGATTCGTGAATTGATGACTTCAGGATCGATCATTTGTTTGTTCCTCCATAAATCGTTTCAACATGTACCTGTCATATTCTTCCCAGAGCCGCTGCATGTCCTCGTATTCATCCCACGTCAGCCGCTCGAACTGAGCACGTTCAACTGGATTCTTGTCGTAGAAGAGAATTCCATCCCGGACAACACTGTTTCGAATGGCAACATCGGCTTGGTTGAGGCAGATGAGATCGACCTTGAGAATATCAAGCACCTCGGAAACGCGAATTGTCAGTCTCTTTGTCAAATCCATGCAGTAGGTCTCATCCGACGAATCCGCGATGAGAATGGCAAGATCAAGATCGCTCATTGGGGTCTCGGTGCCTTTTGCAACAGAACCAAAGATGTAACCCGCAATCACTCTTGGCTCGGCCTCTAATACGGGGATAAGCCTCTCAATGATCGTCTTGACCTGTTGTTTCTGCATCTGTATTCACCATATCTTAATCCGTGAATGATACTTCTCTGCTCATATCTTTCATGTATTATTGATCAGACTTGTTCATCTCACCATCGGAACGGTTAGAACATTTCGGTTTTCGGTTTTTATAAACGATTGCTGTTGTTTTTGCTAAGGGTTTTCACAATGATTTGTGGGCATTTGATAATTGGTCGCTTTTGGATACTCTGCTATAGATAGATTTGGAGATCCCTATATCGTAACGATATGCTGATGTGTATGAAGTCCTGATTTTATTGCTATAGGGCGTATAGAAGATCATTGCATTAGGATAATTGTGTTAAATTTATATTTTTAGGGTAATCTATCGAAACTCCTGAGTGAAGATTGTATTTATTACGTTTTAACACAGATCTTCTAAATGGGGCGGTATGATATGGTCCAAGCGGTTGTTGATCTGGACAAGGTGGATATGGTCTACGATTTAGAGAATGATGTGCTCTATGTGAGTTTTGGGCCAGTACAAGAAGCTGATGGCTCTGAGATGTTACCAAATGGGATCGTTGTCTGTTATAAAAATGGAAATCCAATTGGACTCACAATTGTCGGAAGAAACCATCCAAACTCGTAAAGCAGTATTAATTTAATATTTGGTGAATTCGAATCGTGGATGACAAAAGCACGAACAAATAAACATATCTTAGGACTTTGTAAAATCCTATGTCTTGAAACATTGCGTTATTTGTAAATATATTCTTATATGTCTTCCATCCAATTCACTCAATTATTAAATAATTTCTAACAACCCCCATTTGTTCTTGAAATATTCTACGTGTTTAGGCATGATATTCATGTTTCCGTTTATATTACTACTATTTTTCATATGGTTATCTCTTATTTCCTTCATGTGTTTCGAGGGGATTATCCAGAAATCTGGGGGATTAAATGGTGGAGATGCATTTGTTCGTATCAGTACAAAATAGAGTATGGGATCCACTTCAAAATTATTTATCAACCAACTCATATCTCCCATGGTTGTTCTGAATCTAATTCTGACTTTTTTGCCATTCGGTGTAGTAACGTGAACGTCTTCCCCTTTTTTAAAATCAGGTTCGAGTGAATATCCTCTCTGTAACAGCACAGCGATAAGAAAATGTTTACCAGTTTGATACGATCTTTCTCGGATGTTTTCAATCATTCATGTCTTCTCCCTGTTATTATGTTGATCTGTTGGATTATAGTTCAAATATTATTTAGAGTATTGCAATCTATGCTATTTTAATCCATTGATGGACTATTTTATTAATTGGCTTTTTTTTCTGAAACTGAATGAACCCAGAATATTGTTATAGTCTAATTATATTAGATTTCTGCAATGTTGTTTTGTGTAAGCCTTGTTTCGGTCGAGATTTCGGGGTAATTATTGGCAAAGTTTTCAAATGACATTTTAAGATAGTAAATGTTTTCAGTATCTCTGAAGAAACGGTAGAATCGATGATACTCTTCACTAATGTGGTGATTTTCTTTACCTTCGTGA
Encoded here:
- a CDS encoding DUF2283 domain-containing protein, translating into MGRYDMVQAVVDLDKVDMVYDLENDVLYVSFGPVQEADGSEMLPNGIVVCYKNGNPIGLTIVGRNHPNS
- a CDS encoding nucleotidyltransferase domain-containing protein → MQKQQVKTIIERLIPVLEAEPRVIAGYIFGSVAKGTETPMSDLDLAILIADSSDETYCMDLTKRLTIRVSEVLDILKVDLICLNQADVAIRNSVVRDGILFYDKNPVERAQFERLTWDEYEDMQRLWEEYDRYMLKRFMEEQTNDRS